A stretch of the Cyprinus carpio isolate SPL01 chromosome B4, ASM1834038v1, whole genome shotgun sequence genome encodes the following:
- the mrpl42 gene encoding 39S ribosomal protein L42, mitochondrial translates to MASGHISRLANLFNTSRNIRQFRGQTFLSSHNKSTVRGSSINDNSDVEIAVTSDGNTIVCYHPTEDVPYELTQPIVRPDAVSDHAETHEQVLKARLGKEVLNNKQAPTIEELSKMFYTTKHRWYPVGQYHTRRRKPNPPKDR, encoded by the exons ATGGCGTCGGGTCACATCAGCAGACTGGCTAACCTGTTTAACACCAGCAGAAATATTAGACAATTCAGAG GTCAGACTTTTCTGTCATCTCACAACAAATCTACTGTCAGAGGTTCATCCATTAACGACAACAG TGATGTGGAAATCGCAGTGACATCTGATGGAAACACAATAGTGTGTTATCATCCGACAGAAGACGTACCCTATGAGCTCACACAG cCGATCGTCAGGCCGGACGCGGTCAGTGATCACGCAGAGACGCACGAGCAGGTGCTCAAAGCCAGACTCGGGAAAGaggttttaaataacaaacaggCCCCGACCATAGAGGAGCTCAGTAAGATGTTTTACACCACCAAACACCGCTGGTACCCCGTCGGACA GTATCACACCAGACGCAGAAAGCCAAATCCACCCAAAGACCGATAG